In one Zalophus californianus isolate mZalCal1 chromosome 10, mZalCal1.pri.v2, whole genome shotgun sequence genomic region, the following are encoded:
- the THOC6 gene encoding THO complex subunit 6 homolog yields the protein MERAVPHAVPLGQMEVFQALQRLHMTIFSQSVSPCGKFLAAGNNYGQIAIFSLSAALSSEAKEESKKPVVTFQAHDGPVYSMVSTDRHLLSAGDGEVKAWLWAEILKKGCKELWRRQPPYRTSLEVPEINALLLVPKENSLILAGGDCQLHTMDLETGAFTRALRGHTDYIHCLALRERSPEVLSGGEDGAVRLWDLRTAKEVQTIEVYKHEECSRPHNGRWIGCLATDSDWMVCGGGPALTLWHLRSSTPTTIFPMRAPQKHVTFYQDLILSAGQGRCVNQWQLSGELKAQVPGSSPGLLSLSLNQQPAAPECKVLTAAGNSCRVDVFTNLGYRAFSLSF from the exons ATGGAGCGAGCTGTGCCACACGCCGTACCGCTGGGTCAG ATGGAAGTGTTTCAGGCCCTGCAGCGGCTCCACATGACCATTTTCTCCCAGAGCGTCTCACCCTGCGGGAAGTTCCTGGCAGCTGGCAACAATTATGGGCAGATAGCCATCTTCAG CTTGTCTGCTGCTTTGAGCTCTGAGGccaaagaagaaagtaagaagCCCGTGGTCACATTCCAAG CCCATGATGGGCCTGTCTACAGCATGGTCTCCACTGATCGACATCTGCTCagtgctggggatggggaggtgaAGGCCTGGCTTTGGGCAGAGATCCTCAAGAAG GGCTGTAAGGAGCTGTGGCGGCGTCAGCCCCCATACAG GACCAGCCTAGAAGTGCCTGAGATCAATGCTTTGCTTCTTGTCCCCAAG GAGAATTCTCTCATCCTGGCAGGGGGAGATTGTCAATTGCATACGATGGACCTCGAGACTGGGGCTTTCACA CGGGCCCTCCGGGGCCACACGGACTATATCCACTGCCTGGCACTGCGGGAGCGGAGCCCTGAAGTGCTGTCGGGTGGCGAGGATGGAGCTGTGAGACTTTGGG ACCTCCGCACAGCCAAGGAAGTCCAGACCATCGAGGTGTATAAGCATGAG GAGTGCTCGAGACCCCACAATGGGCGTTGGATCGGATGTTTGGCAACTGACTCTGACTGGATG GTCTGTGGAGGCGGCCCAGCACTCACCCTCTGGCACCTCCGATCCTCCACACCCACCACCATTTTCCCCATGCGGGCGCCACAGAAACACGTCACCTTCTACCAGGACCTG ATTCTGTCTGCTGGCCAGGGCCGCTGTGTCAACCAGTGgcagctgagtggggagctcaaGGCCCAGGTGCCTGGCTCCTCCCCAGGGCTGCTTAGCCTCAGTCTCAACCAGCAGCCAGCAGCACCTGAGTGCAAG GTCCTGACAGCCGCAGGTAACAGCTGCCGGGTGGATGTCTTCACCAATCTGGGCTACCGCGCCTTCTCCTTGTCCTTCTGA
- the HCFC1R1 gene encoding host cell factor C1 regulator 1 isoform X1, whose product MILQQPLERGPPGRAQRDPRAASGTPRAQDVSSPLRGAVPMSTKRRLEEEQEPLRKQFLSEENMATHFSRLSLHNDHPYCSPPMAFPPSLPPLRSPCSELLLWRYPGNLIPEALRLLRLGDTPTPHYPATQAGEIMEL is encoded by the exons ATGATCCTGCAGCAGCCCCTGGAACGAGGGCCCCCAGGTCGGGCCCAGCGCGACCCACGGGCCGCGTCAGGGACGCCCCGAGCCCAGGACGTGAG ctCCCCTCTCCGAGGAGCTGTGCCCATGAGCACCAAGCGGCGCCTGGAGGAGGAGCA gGAGCCCTTGCGAAAACAGTTCCTTTCTGAAGAGAACATGGCCACCCACTTCTCTCGACTCAGCCTGCACAATGACCACCCTTACTGCAGCCCCCCCATGGCTTtccccccatctctgcccccacTCAG GAGCCCTTGCTCTGAGCTGCTTCTCTGGCGCTACCCTGGGAACCTGATCCCTGAGGCCCTCCGGCTGCTGAGGCTAggggacacccccaccccccactacccTGCAACCCAAGCTGGAGAGATAATGGAGCTCTGA
- the HCFC1R1 gene encoding host cell factor C1 regulator 1 isoform X2 — MILQQPLERGPPGRAQRDPRAASGTPRAQDVREPLRKQFLSEENMATHFSRLSLHNDHPYCSPPMAFPPSLPPLRSPCSELLLWRYPGNLIPEALRLLRLGDTPTPHYPATQAGEIMEL; from the exons ATGATCCTGCAGCAGCCCCTGGAACGAGGGCCCCCAGGTCGGGCCCAGCGCGACCCACGGGCCGCGTCAGGGACGCCCCGAGCCCAGGACGTGAG gGAGCCCTTGCGAAAACAGTTCCTTTCTGAAGAGAACATGGCCACCCACTTCTCTCGACTCAGCCTGCACAATGACCACCCTTACTGCAGCCCCCCCATGGCTTtccccccatctctgcccccacTCAG GAGCCCTTGCTCTGAGCTGCTTCTCTGGCGCTACCCTGGGAACCTGATCCCTGAGGCCCTCCGGCTGCTGAGGCTAggggacacccccaccccccactacccTGCAACCCAAGCTGGAGAGATAATGGAGCTCTGA
- the LOC113932563 gene encoding uncharacterized protein LOC113932563, with amino-acid sequence MSPHASERRGTPGRDSIRGSPGPHVVHVLLGQADLGRAGDDLKGLDVLGATFTVSGPRESPARLRLPQWPGSRIWEREWAGSPARHWRGCETPEARSWRGRETSKARIRQWEWDGSRSPARLWRGRKTKEARIQEWEWAGRWRLPGSRSPTRSCNSKWLQTRLWRGYEASEARIQERQQVGSPARPSDPERIWSRLWGGHEAPEARPCGSRGLRTRHWPWHRARRKPWNFLSEESCRGVFYYVNEFTGMGWEPEPSQARGPSQPWEGA; translated from the exons ATGTCCCCTCACGCCTCGGAGAGAAGGGGTACCCCAGGCCGGGACTCCATCAGGGGCTCTCCTGGGCCCCACGTGGTCCATGTGCTCTTAGGCCAGGCTgacctgggcagggctggggatgACCTGAAGGGACTGGacgtgctggg GGCTACCTTCACTGTCTCCGGGCCTAGGGAAAG CCCCGCCAGGCTACGGCTCCCCCAGTGGCCTGGGAGCAG GATTTGGGAACGGGAATGGGCTGGGAGCCCAGCCAG GCACTGGAGGGGGTGTGAAACCCCAGAAGCCAG GAGTTGGAGAGGGCGTGAAACCTCAAAAGCCAG GATTCGGCAATGGGAATGGGATGGGAGTCGGAGCCCAGCCAG GCTTTGGAGGGGGCGGAAAACCAAAGAAGCCAG GATTCAGGAATGGGAATGGGCTGGGAGGTGGCGCCTTCCCGGGAGTAGGAGCCCAACCAG GTCTTGCAACTCAAAATGGCTACAGACCAG GCTTTGGAGGGGGTATGAAGCCTCAGAAGCCAG GATTCAGGAGCGGCAACAGGTTGGGAGCCCAGCCAG gCCTAGTGACCCAGAACGGATATGGAGCAG GCTTTGGGGGGGGCATGAAGCGCCAGAAGCCAG GCCCTGCGGTTCCCGTGGGCTACGGACCAG GCATTG GCCCTGGCACAGAGCCCGTCGGAagccttggaatttcctgagtgaggAGAGCTGTAGAggtgtcttttattatgttaatgag TTTACAGGAATGGGCTGGGAGCCGGAGCCTTCCCAGGCCAGGGGGCCCAGCCag ccctgggaaggGGCATGA
- the CLDN6 gene encoding claudin-6 — MASAGLQILGIILTLLGWVNALVSCALPLWKVTAFIGNSIVVAQVVWEGLWMSCVVQSTGQMQCKVYDSLLALPQDLQAARALCVVALLLALLGLLVYLAGAKCTTCVEDKDSKARLVLVSGIIFVISGVLILIPICWTAHAIIRDFYNPLVSDAQKRELGASLYLGWAASGLLLLGGGLLCCTCPSGGSRGSNHYMARYSASAAHATSQGAPEYPTKNYV; from the coding sequence ATGGCTTCCGCTGGTCTGCAAATCCTGGGGATCATCCTGACACTGCTTGGCTGGGTGAATGCTCTGGTGTCCTGTGCCCTGCCCCTGTGGAAAGTGACCGCCTTCATCGGCAACAGCATCGTGGTGGCCCAGGTGGTGTGGGAGGGGCTGTGGATGTCCTGCGTGGTGCAGAGCACAGGCCAGATGCAGTGCAAGGTGTACGACTCCCTGCTGGCGCTGCCCCAGGACCTGCAGGCCGCCCGCGCCCTCTGCGTCGTTGCCCTCCTCTTGGCCCTGCTCGGGCTGCTGGTCTACCTCGCAGGAGCCAAGTGCACCACCTGCGTGGAGGACAAGGACTCCAAAGCCCGTCTGGTGCTAGTCTCTGGGATCATCTTTGTCATCTCAGGGGTCCTGATCCTCATCCCCATCTGCTGGACGGCTCACGCCATCATCCGGGACTTCTACAACCCCCTGGTGTCGGACGCCCAAAAGCGGGAGCTGGGGGCCTCCCTCTACTTGGGCTGGGCGGCCTCTGGTCTTTTGTTGCTGGGCGGGGGGCTGCTGTGCTGTACCTGCCCCTCTGGGGGGTCCCGGGGCTCGAACCATTATATGGCCCGATACTCAGCATCAGCCGCACATGCCACCTCTCAGGGGGCCCCTGAGTACCCCACTAAGAATTATGTCTAA
- the TNFRSF12A gene encoding tumor necrosis factor receptor superfamily member 12A: MVPGPLRPLPRLLVLGLGLALLGAAVGERVPGTTPCSRGSSWSADLDKCMDCASCPARPHSDFCLGCAAAPPASFPLLWPILGGALSLALVLGLLSGFLVWRRCRRREKFTTPIEETGGEGCPGVALIQ, translated from the exons ATGGTTCCCGGTCCACTGCGTCCGCTGCCGCGGCTCCTCGTGCTAGGGCTCGGGCTGGCGCTGCTGGGCGCGGCTGTCGGGGAGCGAGTGCCAG gcaccACCCCCTGCTCTCGCGGCAGCTCCTGGAGCGCGGACCTCGACAAGTGCATGGACTGCGCGTCGTGCCCGGCACGACCGCACAGCGACTTCTGCCTGggct GCGCTGCGGCCCCTCCAGCCTCCTTCCCACTGCTGTGGCCCATCTTGGGGGGTGCTCTGAGCCTAGCCCTCGTGCTGGGACTGCTTTCTGGCTTCTTGGTCTGGAGACGGTGCCGCAGGAGAGAGAAGTTTACTA CCCCCATCGAAGAGACCGGCGGGGAGGGCTGTCCTGGTGTGGCACTGATCCAGTGA
- the CLDN9 gene encoding claudin-9 — protein sequence MASTGLELLGMTLAVLGWLGTLVSCALPLWKVTAFIGNSIVVAQVVWEGLWMSCVVQSTGQMQCKVYDSLLALPQDLQAARALCVIALLMALLGLLVAITGAQCTTCVEDEGAKARIMLTAGVLLLLSGILVLIPVCWTAHAIIQDFYNPLVAEALKRELGASLYLGWAAAALLMLGGGLLCCTCPPPQIDRPRGPRLGYSIPSRSGASGLDKRDYV from the coding sequence ATGGCTTCAACTGGCCTTGAACTCCTGGGCATGACCCTGGCCGTGCTGGGCTGGCTGGGCACCCTGGTGTCCTGTGCCCTGCCCCTGTGGAAGGTGACCGCCTTCATCGGCAACAGCATCGTGGTGGCCCAGGTGGTGTGGGAGGGGCTGTGGATGTCCTGCGTGGTGCAGAGCACAGGCCAGATGCAGTGTAAGGTGTACGACTCCCTGCTGGCGCTGCCCCAGGACCTGCAGGCCGCCCGCGCCCTCTGCGTCATCGCCCTCCTCATGGCCCTGCTCGGGCTGCTGGTGGCCATCACTGGGGCCCAGTGCACCACCTGCGTGGAGGATGAAGGTGCCAAGGCCCGCATCATGCTCACTGCAggggtcctcctcctcctctcggGGATCCTGGTGCTCATCCCGGTCTGCTGGACTGCGCATGCGATCATCCAGGACTTCTACAACCCCCTGGTGGCCGAGGCCCTCAAGCGGGAGCTGGGGGCCTCCCTCTACCTGGGCTGGGCCGCTGCTGCCCTGCTCATGCTGGGGGGGGGCCTCCTCTGCTGCACGTGCCCTCCACCCCAGATCGACCGGCCCCGAGGACCGAGGCTGGGTTACTCCATCCCCTCCCGCTCAGGTGCATCTGGGCTGGACAAGAGGGACTACGTATGA
- the LOC118356014 gene encoding collagen alpha-1(III) chain-like — protein MPAFLPRIHARARAAAPTLGGGVKPRKPGYGNGNGVGAQPGPCNGRVPPLLPRPSTSGVPSDKGGGWGPKSQPSPPGQNGKFPAPTPAIQWGLKPQKAGYQPLNGYGAGTALGFGGGLKPQKVDFAYWNGLGAGIFPEAHSQPEFPGANGFRNGYGDEAPVYPKAAVPGSEANGQAGALRGSSWPSVQPWGLALKPGYGTGSTYPGVRSQPATYGQLRPELGPGPFGNPEVKRGSSGPLGNGYGGPCPLRKC, from the exons atGCCTGCTTTTCTCCCCAGGATACACGCCAGGGCCAGGGCTGCAGCTCCCA CTCTGGGAGGGGGTGTGAAGCCTCGAAAGCCAG GATATGGCAACGGAAATGGGGTGGGGGCCCAGCCAG GTCCCTGCAATGGGAGGGTCCCTCCACTGCTCCCCAGGCCTTCCACTTCGGGGGTCCCTTCTGATAAAGGGGGCGGCTGGGGCCCCAAATCTCAGCCCTCTCCCCCAGGGCAGAACGGCAAGTTCCCAG CACCGACTCCGGCCATCCAGTGGGGGCTGAAACCTCAGAAAGCAG GATACCAGCCCCTGAATGGCTATGGAGCAGGAACAGCACTGG GCTTTGGTGGTGGCCTCAAGCCTCAGAAAGTCG ATTTTGCTTACTGGAATGGTCTGGGAGCTGGGATCTTCCCCGAGGCCCACTCGCAGCCAG agTTCCCCGGGGCCAATGGCTTTAGGAATG GGTATGGGGATGAAGCACCAGTGTACCCCAAAGCAGCAGTTCCAGGCTCTGAAGCAAATG GTCAGGCTGGGGCCCTAAGGGGCTCTTCTTGGCCCTCCGTGCAGCCCTGGGGGCTTGCCTTGAAGCCTGGATATGGGACTGGAAGCACATATCCAGGGGTCAGGAGCCAGCCAG CGACCTATGGACAGCTGAGGCCAGAGCTGGGCCCTGGACCCTTCG GCAACCCTGAGGTGAAGAGAGGCAGCAGTGGCCCCCTGGGAAATGGCTATGGAG GCCCCTGCCCACTCAGGAAATGCTGA